The DNA sequence CAGGCGCCGCCGTCGCGTCGCTGAAGCCGCCCAGCAGGGCCGGGGAGGCGCCCGGGCTGGCCTCGCCCGCCGACGGCCAGCGCACCCCCGACGCCTTGTCGAGCAGCGCCCAGCGCCCCGACGCCGAGTCCGCCTCCACCCGCATCGCCTCGCTCTCGAGTCGCAGCGTTTCGCCCCGGGCCACGGTGGCTCCTCCGACCAACGACACAAGGGCTACCCAGACCGCCAGTTGCATCACGCGCTCGCCCATCGGCAGGTTCTCCTCGCTTGGCGCCAGTATAGCCCTGGCTGGTGTCCTGTCAACCCGGCCTCCGCCCGGCCGCTGGCGCCGCTGCCGTCCCTTCGCACGGGCGTCCGACAGGTCCGACGAATCTGACAAGTCCGACCAGTCCGACACACGTGGCGCACTGCCCGCCGTCTGCATGGCCCTGCCGCGGCCTTGCGGGCGCGCCGAGTCAGCGCTTTGGCGATCCGGCAGCTTCTATGGCGACGGTTGCCATGCTGTATCACTCCGCAGATGATGCAACATAGGCGCTTTGGCGATCCGGGGCCTTCTGTGGCGGTCCTTCCATGCTGTATCAACTCCCTCCCTGAAGGTTGATACAGCATTGACTTTGGGGCGCAGGACCCCTATAATGCGCAGAAGTCATCCGTTTCCCCGTTCCCCGTGCTCAAACAACGCTGTTCGCGGAGGCTCTGGCCATGCGTATCGTCGTGGGGCTGCTGGCTCTTGCGGTGTGGTTAGGGATGGCTCAAAGCGGGGAGCCCGGGCTGAAGAAGGCCGACCCGCCCCCCGCCATGCCCGAGGCGGAAGCCAAGGCCGCGCCCAAAGCGGAGCCCAAGGCCGAACCCAAGGCCGAACCCAAGGAAGAGCCTAAAGCGGCGCCAAAGGCCGAACCCAAAGAACCCGCCAAGGCCGAGCCCAAGCAGCCCGAGCCAGCCCCCGGGCCCACGCCGCCCTTCACCGGCGAGGTGACGGGCGAACGGGTCTACATCCGCGCGGGCGACGGCATCAACTACACCGTGCTGTCGGTGGCCGGACGAGGCGACCGCGTGGAGGTGAAAGGCAAGCGCTACGAGTGGTATCAGATCCCCGTGCCCAAGTCGTGCACGGTGTGGGTGCGCAACGACATGCTCACGGTGGAAGCCGATGGCAAGCAGGGCACGCTGGTGAAGGACCGCGTGAACGTGCGGGCGCGGCCCGGCCTGACGAGCGACGTGCTGGGCCAGGCCGCGCTGGGCACGAAGGTGGCCGTGGTGGACCGCGACGGCGATTGGGTGGGCATCAGCCCGCCCGAGGCGGCCTCGGCCTGGATCCACAGCCAGCACGTCCGCAAGATCGGCGACGCGGCGGCCCCGCCTCCGCC is a window from the Planctomycetota bacterium genome containing:
- a CDS encoding SH3 domain-containing protein produces the protein MRIVVGLLALAVWLGMAQSGEPGLKKADPPPAMPEAEAKAAPKAEPKAEPKAEPKEEPKAAPKAEPKEPAKAEPKQPEPAPGPTPPFTGEVTGERVYIRAGDGINYTVLSVAGRGDRVEVKGKRYEWYQIPVPKSCTVWVRNDMLTVEADGKQGTLVKDRVNVRARPGLTSDVLGQAALGTKVAVVDRDGDWVGISPPEAASAWIHSQHVRKIGDAAAPPPPPAKETPAAKPPLAGGAATAALRKAQELYQAELAKPAAQRNFDQVLAAYQQVASQADDPGAAAAAERARQRLLKIVDLHNSLRAATEPIEQFDKKYKDLEQEYRKRADEAGQAKPE